The following are encoded together in the Bacillus sp. NP157 genome:
- a CDS encoding ABC transporter permease, whose amino-acid sequence MSVSANVAYAQDTDRHGAAWLPVAVLCALGLLGALAFSFLHIAPNRLLSGSPASVHWLPLGLAWLAMAAAGFYRGGVACALLLTIGLPFLAAHDATVALAHAAATTRVQLGAGFWTMWLAAALLLLDQLRGVSMAARIGAWLLVAASFIAGALAGVFDSLALVREWRAQRGAFADALLTHVSLSLATLGIALVVGAPLGYLAWRRRRTGGSMLGVLAFLQTVPSLALFALLIGPFAWLARQWPWLGSLGFGGTGAAPAVFALVLYALLPVVRYTMTGLEAVPDDTREAARGLGMTRGQLLLRVQLPLGWPVLLAGLRIVAVQTIGLTAVAALIGAGGLGRFVFLGIGQGATDMVLLGTLAIIVLALAADFIFQALVAATGRRA is encoded by the coding sequence GTGAGCGTCTCGGCAAACGTGGCTTACGCGCAGGACACCGATCGACACGGCGCGGCTTGGCTGCCGGTCGCGGTGCTGTGCGCGCTGGGCCTGCTCGGTGCGCTCGCGTTCTCGTTCCTGCACATCGCACCGAATCGCCTCCTGAGCGGCTCGCCCGCGAGCGTGCACTGGTTACCGTTGGGACTGGCATGGCTGGCGATGGCGGCCGCGGGGTTCTATCGCGGCGGCGTTGCCTGCGCATTGCTGCTCACCATCGGCCTGCCGTTCCTCGCGGCGCACGACGCCACCGTCGCGCTCGCGCATGCCGCGGCGACCACGCGCGTGCAGCTCGGCGCAGGCTTCTGGACGATGTGGCTGGCCGCGGCCTTGCTGCTGCTCGACCAGCTGCGCGGGGTAAGCATGGCCGCGCGGATCGGCGCATGGTTGCTGGTCGCGGCGAGCTTCATCGCCGGCGCGCTGGCAGGCGTGTTCGACAGCCTCGCCCTGGTCCGCGAATGGCGCGCCCAGCGCGGCGCCTTCGCCGACGCGTTGCTGACCCACGTCAGCCTGTCGCTGGCGACCCTCGGCATCGCCCTGGTGGTCGGCGCACCGCTTGGCTATCTCGCATGGCGCCGGCGTCGTACCGGCGGCTCCATGCTCGGCGTATTGGCTTTCCTGCAGACCGTGCCGTCGCTGGCGCTGTTCGCCCTGCTGATCGGCCCATTCGCGTGGCTCGCACGGCAATGGCCCTGGCTGGGTTCGCTCGGCTTCGGCGGCACCGGTGCCGCGCCGGCCGTCTTCGCGCTCGTGCTGTACGCGTTGTTGCCGGTGGTCCGCTACACGATGACCGGCCTTGAAGCGGTGCCCGACGATACGCGTGAAGCGGCCCGTGGCCTCGGCATGACGCGCGGGCAGCTGCTGCTACGCGTGCAGTTGCCGCTGGGCTGGCCGGTGCTGCTCGCCGGGCTGCGCATCGTCGCCGTGCAGACCATCGGACTGACCGCGGTGGCCGCGCTGATCGGCGCCGGTGGCCTCGGTCGCTTCGTCTTCCTCGGCATCGGCCAGGGCGCCACCGACATGGTCCTGCTCGGCACGCTCGCGATCATCGTGCTGGCGCTCGCCGCCGACTTCATCTTCCAGGCCCTGGTGGCCGCCACCGGACGCCGCGCATGA
- a CDS encoding DUF5110 domain-containing protein, which yields MPPFHIDEDDTTLEVDTGLLRLRYTKDSGPFTADNLSIQLRGPGEEATWHPGDVQKHNLGGTYRTLDRYDGDTWQDGSKLPLEEGLIARDGWHLVDDSKGFGIGDDGWVAEAPEGDRQDWYFFGYGHDFRAALADFAAIAGPQPIPPRFVFGYWWSRYWNYSDEELRTLGARFEKERIPLDVLVLDMDWHTTPGLSLRPGHEHHDVFGEQSGWTGYTFNRSLFPDPRAFMQWAHGENLRITLNLHPASGVMPHEEKYEAMAKALSWDTSTKAPVPFEGASQPYMRALFDTILIPLQRDGVDFWWLDWQQWKESKAYPGLSNTWWLNHVFFTEMQREDDRRGLIYHRWGGLGNHRYPIGFSGDSVISWTSLAFQPHFTAMASNVLYGYWSHDIGGHTFDKKIPRPERHLEPELYARWMQLGVFSPVLRTHSAKEASLHKEPWHFGPPYGDAVFAAIRLRYQLAPYIYVAARHAYDTGQSIVRPMYYHWPEHEEAYTHPAQYMFGNDILVAPVTTPVGADGTASFPVWLPPGMWYSRDGAEAFEGGRMLERSYTLEEIPIFVRPGSVVPLYPEGMRNLATVPDTLILQVFPGEEGSTALYDDDGASQGYQRGEFARTSVRSRRGDRAHRVHIDAMEGDYKGRPTTRSYVVELLDAGIPDSVEVNGEALPYSAEPAPRTWLFDTATLSIRVDLGPRPVSRTQDIVARFVPEHAMPRGLLHRMRRAADAVTYLKQVWGDISALPDDVDLAGQTARVLAYAVENGDDAGRAQRFSDAVRAFESRFIGLPASVDATPIDDAFKRTFTDLLGR from the coding sequence GTGCCGCCCTTCCACATCGACGAAGACGACACCACCCTCGAAGTGGACACCGGCCTGCTGCGCCTGCGCTACACGAAAGACAGCGGTCCGTTCACGGCGGATAACCTCTCGATCCAGCTCCGCGGCCCCGGCGAGGAGGCCACCTGGCATCCCGGCGACGTGCAGAAGCACAACCTGGGCGGCACCTACCGCACCCTCGACCGCTACGATGGCGACACCTGGCAGGACGGCAGCAAGCTGCCGCTCGAGGAAGGCCTGATCGCGCGCGATGGCTGGCACCTGGTCGACGATTCGAAGGGTTTCGGCATCGGCGACGACGGCTGGGTGGCCGAGGCGCCGGAAGGCGATCGGCAGGACTGGTATTTCTTCGGCTACGGCCACGATTTCCGTGCCGCGCTGGCCGACTTCGCCGCGATCGCCGGCCCGCAGCCGATCCCGCCGCGTTTCGTCTTCGGCTACTGGTGGTCGCGCTACTGGAACTACTCCGACGAGGAACTGCGCACGCTGGGCGCGCGCTTCGAGAAGGAGCGCATCCCGCTGGACGTGCTGGTGCTGGACATGGACTGGCACACCACGCCGGGCCTGTCCCTGCGCCCCGGCCACGAGCACCACGACGTATTCGGCGAGCAATCCGGCTGGACCGGCTACACCTTCAACCGCAGCCTGTTCCCCGACCCCCGCGCGTTCATGCAATGGGCGCACGGCGAGAACCTGCGGATCACCCTGAACCTGCACCCGGCCTCCGGGGTGATGCCGCACGAAGAGAAGTACGAGGCGATGGCGAAAGCGCTGTCGTGGGATACCTCGACGAAGGCGCCGGTGCCGTTCGAAGGCGCCTCGCAGCCCTACATGCGCGCCCTGTTCGACACCATCCTGATCCCGCTGCAACGGGACGGCGTGGATTTCTGGTGGCTGGACTGGCAGCAGTGGAAGGAGTCGAAGGCGTACCCCGGGCTGTCCAACACGTGGTGGCTCAACCATGTGTTCTTCACCGAGATGCAGCGCGAAGACGATCGGCGTGGCTTGATCTACCACCGTTGGGGCGGGCTGGGTAACCACCGTTACCCGATCGGGTTCTCCGGCGACAGCGTGATCAGCTGGACCTCGCTGGCCTTCCAGCCGCACTTCACCGCGATGGCGTCGAACGTGTTGTACGGCTACTGGAGCCACGACATCGGCGGGCACACCTTCGACAAGAAGATCCCGCGGCCGGAGCGTCACCTGGAGCCGGAGTTGTATGCGCGCTGGATGCAGCTGGGCGTGTTCTCGCCGGTGCTGCGCACGCACTCGGCGAAGGAAGCCAGCCTGCACAAGGAACCCTGGCACTTCGGGCCGCCGTACGGCGACGCGGTGTTCGCGGCGATCCGCCTGCGTTACCAGCTCGCGCCGTACATCTACGTGGCCGCGCGCCATGCGTACGACACCGGCCAGTCGATCGTGCGGCCGATGTACTACCACTGGCCCGAGCACGAAGAGGCTTACACGCATCCCGCGCAGTACATGTTCGGCAACGACATCCTCGTGGCACCGGTGACCACGCCGGTGGGTGCGGACGGCACGGCCAGCTTCCCGGTCTGGCTGCCGCCGGGCATGTGGTATAGCCGCGACGGCGCCGAGGCGTTCGAGGGCGGCAGGATGCTCGAGCGCTCGTACACGCTGGAAGAAATCCCCATCTTCGTGCGTCCAGGCAGCGTGGTTCCGCTGTATCCGGAAGGCATGCGCAACCTCGCCACCGTGCCGGATACGCTGATCCTGCAGGTGTTCCCGGGCGAGGAAGGTTCCACCGCGTTGTACGACGACGACGGCGCCTCGCAGGGTTACCAGCGCGGCGAGTTCGCCCGCACCAGCGTGCGCAGCCGCCGCGGCGACCGCGCGCATCGCGTGCACATCGACGCGATGGAAGGCGACTACAAGGGCCGGCCGACGACGCGTAGCTATGTCGTGGAGCTGCTCGACGCAGGTATCCCCGACAGCGTCGAGGTGAACGGCGAAGCGCTGCCGTACAGCGCCGAGCCCGCGCCGCGTACGTGGCTGTTCGACACCGCGACGCTATCCATCCGGGTCGACCTCGGGCCGCGACCGGTCAGCCGCACCCAGGACATCGTGGCCCGCTTCGTCCCCGAACACGCCATGCCGCGCGGCCTGTTGCACCGCATGCGCCGTGCAGCGGATGCGGTCACCTACCTCAAGCAGGTGTGGGGCGACATCTCGGCCCTGCCCGACGACGTCGACCTCGCCGGACAGACGGCACGCGTGCTCGCCTACGCCGTCGAAAACGGCGACGACGCCGGCCGCGCCCAACGTTTCAGCGACGCCGTACGCGCCTTCGAATCCCGCTTCATCGGCCTTCCCGCCAGCGTCGACGCCACCCCCATCGACGACGCCTTCAAACGCACCTTCACCGACCTGCTAGGACGGTAG
- a CDS encoding TolC family protein: protein MSHLRPMSTSMLRSTPRFAPLAASVALAVFLAGCGAVKPKPLTHDEIATRVTNDKQAMYKDQEPVNGALTLSDVMARSLKYNLDYRLKLMETALSKGLLDVSELDMLPKLTADAGYRWRSNDSGGTSIGIQDRVISLRPSTSEERVHYLADATLSWDVLDFGLSYYRAKQQADDVNATDERRRKVLQNIVQDVRDAYWRALGAQRLLAESQTVADNIQSALEKTRQAERAGVLPPVEGLEYQRALLDAMTLVTEKRQEMEIAKRELAALMNLAPGADFTLADTRESALSQVPSNMDELERMALEQRPELREEDYKARVDAIEAKKQIAALFPNLNLFGGVGYDSNKYLYNDNWSQGGVSMSMNLIRLAGIPAIKRTNEARIKVDDARRMALSMAVVTQVRVSVERYKLAVYDHQLAAESASVDQRLASVARAGSNNQLTSDLETLRTQARSLVSRFQEASSYAAAQSAYGRVLNSVGIDLMPEQVAGSDVATLSRAIQASLVDGEKHVFTQNADVAVVDRPIQLSVTGLPARVDSDSVRSSVANVLTGNRLVLGGGNDSLRVDLHYSASPGKATSRAQWDVNVQDNAGKHLLTQSYLSYQPNEVSTRSVSALAEAAVLSVLEKLRELSAAPATASANQP from the coding sequence ATGTCCCACCTTCGACCGATGAGCACTTCCATGCTGCGTTCCACGCCTCGCTTTGCGCCCCTCGCTGCCTCCGTCGCCCTCGCCGTATTCCTCGCCGGTTGCGGCGCGGTGAAGCCGAAGCCGCTGACCCACGACGAGATCGCCACGCGGGTGACTAACGATAAGCAGGCGATGTACAAGGACCAGGAGCCGGTCAACGGCGCCCTGACCCTGTCCGACGTCATGGCGCGTTCGCTGAAGTACAACCTCGACTACCGCCTGAAGCTGATGGAGACGGCGCTGTCGAAGGGCCTGCTCGACGTCTCCGAGCTGGACATGCTGCCCAAGCTCACCGCCGACGCCGGTTACCGCTGGCGCAGCAACGACTCGGGCGGCACCAGCATCGGCATCCAGGACCGGGTGATCTCGCTGCGTCCGTCGACTTCCGAAGAGCGCGTGCACTACCTCGCCGACGCCACCCTGTCGTGGGACGTGCTCGACTTCGGCCTGAGCTACTACCGCGCGAAGCAGCAGGCCGATGACGTCAACGCCACCGACGAGCGTCGCCGCAAGGTGCTGCAGAACATCGTGCAGGACGTGCGCGATGCCTACTGGCGTGCGCTCGGTGCGCAGCGCCTGCTGGCCGAAAGCCAGACTGTCGCCGACAACATCCAGTCCGCGCTGGAGAAGACCCGCCAGGCCGAACGCGCCGGCGTGCTGCCGCCGGTGGAAGGCCTCGAATACCAGCGCGCCCTGCTCGACGCGATGACCCTGGTCACCGAGAAGCGCCAGGAAATGGAGATCGCCAAGCGCGAACTCGCCGCGCTGATGAACCTCGCCCCGGGCGCCGACTTCACCCTGGCCGACACGCGCGAATCCGCGCTGTCGCAGGTGCCGTCCAACATGGACGAGCTGGAGCGGATGGCGCTGGAACAGCGTCCCGAACTGCGTGAGGAAGACTACAAGGCACGCGTCGACGCGATCGAGGCGAAGAAGCAGATCGCCGCGCTGTTCCCCAACCTCAACCTGTTCGGCGGCGTCGGCTACGACTCGAACAAGTACCTGTACAACGACAACTGGTCGCAGGGCGGCGTCAGCATGTCGATGAACCTGATCCGCCTCGCCGGCATCCCGGCGATCAAGCGGACCAACGAAGCGCGGATCAAGGTGGACGATGCCCGCCGCATGGCGCTGAGCATGGCCGTGGTCACCCAGGTGCGCGTCTCGGTCGAGCGTTACAAGCTGGCCGTGTACGACCACCAGCTCGCCGCCGAATCGGCCAGCGTCGACCAGCGCCTGGCCAGCGTCGCCCGCGCCGGTTCGAACAACCAGCTCACCAGCGACCTCGAGACGCTGCGCACGCAGGCCCGCTCGCTAGTCTCGCGGTTCCAGGAAGCGTCCTCGTACGCCGCCGCGCAGTCGGCCTACGGCCGCGTGCTGAACTCGGTCGGCATCGACCTGATGCCCGAGCAGGTCGCCGGTAGCGACGTCGCCACCCTGTCGCGCGCGATCCAGGCCAGCCTGGTCGATGGCGAGAAGCACGTGTTCACCCAGAACGCGGACGTCGCCGTGGTCGATCGCCCGATCCAGCTCAGCGTCACCGGCCTGCCGGCCCGCGTCGACAGCGACAGCGTGCGCAGCTCGGTCGCCAACGTGCTGACCGGCAACCGCCTCGTGCTCGGCGGCGGCAACGACAGCCTGCGCGTCGACCTGCATTACAGCGCCTCGCCGGGCAAGGCCACCTCGCGCGCCCAGTGGGACGTGAACGTGCAGGACAACGCCGGCAAGCACCTGCTGACCCAGAGCTACCTCAGCTACCAGCCCAACGAAGTGAGCACCCGCTCGGTCAGCGCGCTGGCCGAAGCCGCCGTGCTCTCGGTGCTGGAGAAGCTGCGCGAACTCAGCGCCGCACCGGCCACCGCTTCGGCCAACCAGCCGTAA
- a CDS encoding HlyD family efflux transporter periplasmic adaptor subunit, whose product MPMPAAPPPWPALRDELKIHPAGRNRDGSPAWHIADPVRNQFFRIGWLEFEILQHWGLADPERIAEAIGTSTTLAPEPEDVVEFALFLKQQQLLRNAQMKPPGSVLHWLLQNYLFIRVPLVRPERFLRKALPFVQWMFGARFLVATLVAALVGLVFAARQWDLVEANLRGAMSWDGVFAFAGALVFSKCWHEFGHAFMATRYGVRVGHMGVALLVMWPMAYTDTGESWKLERSQRRLAIASAGVMAELVLAAWCTLLWSFAPEGNFRNALFFLGTTAWVLTIAVNASPFMRFDGYFILADAIDYPGLHERAGRWAKRWVRRTFLGIEDPRPDAVTRPFAAFLTGFAFTTWLYRLTLFVGIAVVVYHAFFKAMGLVLFLVEIVTFVVRPMQHEVRVWWHRRAEIRWNVARRWLAGLLVLGVVLLVPWSGTVRGDGVIEAGFEQPVFTPFPAQLDRVLVHEGQVVKKGDALFDLTAPAPQDDGAKANALRDAYEATARGAAGLERDGVAKQVIADRMADQYNVQQLASAAELHRLRLVAAADSVVRDLDPTFQAGSWVSPGARMATLVGGTHWRVEALVPESDRARLAVGSEATVYPKGASSPLHGKVVTVDDGALEHLPNVALAKEHGGPIPLNPTAPAKELRPASVWYRVRIEGEGEGPANGVTAAQLASVHIVGKRESLGRRWIDSALLILLQQTGLGKDG is encoded by the coding sequence ATGCCGATGCCGGCCGCGCCGCCGCCGTGGCCGGCGCTGCGCGACGAGCTGAAGATCCACCCGGCCGGGCGCAACCGCGACGGCTCGCCGGCGTGGCATATCGCCGACCCCGTGCGTAACCAGTTTTTCCGCATCGGCTGGCTGGAGTTCGAGATCCTGCAGCACTGGGGCCTCGCCGATCCGGAACGGATCGCCGAGGCGATCGGCACGAGCACGACGCTGGCGCCCGAGCCGGAAGACGTCGTCGAGTTCGCCCTGTTCCTCAAGCAACAGCAGTTGCTGCGCAACGCGCAGATGAAGCCACCCGGCTCGGTATTGCACTGGCTGTTGCAGAACTACCTGTTCATCCGCGTGCCGCTGGTCCGGCCCGAGCGTTTCCTGCGCAAGGCGTTGCCGTTCGTGCAGTGGATGTTCGGTGCGCGTTTCCTGGTGGCGACGCTGGTCGCCGCGCTGGTCGGCCTGGTCTTCGCCGCCCGCCAGTGGGACCTGGTCGAAGCCAACCTGCGCGGGGCGATGAGCTGGGATGGCGTGTTCGCCTTCGCTGGCGCGCTGGTCTTCTCCAAGTGCTGGCATGAGTTCGGCCACGCCTTCATGGCCACCCGCTACGGCGTGCGCGTCGGCCACATGGGGGTGGCGCTGCTGGTGATGTGGCCGATGGCGTACACCGACACCGGCGAGAGCTGGAAGCTGGAGCGTTCGCAGCGCCGCCTCGCGATCGCCTCCGCGGGCGTGATGGCGGAACTGGTACTCGCCGCGTGGTGCACGCTGCTGTGGTCGTTCGCGCCGGAGGGTAACTTCCGCAACGCGCTGTTCTTCCTCGGCACCACCGCGTGGGTGTTGACCATCGCGGTGAACGCGAGCCCGTTCATGCGCTTCGATGGTTACTTCATCCTCGCCGATGCGATCGACTACCCCGGCCTGCACGAGCGTGCCGGCCGCTGGGCCAAGCGTTGGGTGCGGCGCACCTTCCTCGGCATCGAAGACCCGCGTCCGGATGCCGTAACGCGCCCGTTCGCCGCCTTCCTTACCGGCTTCGCGTTCACCACGTGGCTATACCGCCTGACCCTGTTCGTCGGCATCGCGGTCGTGGTGTACCACGCGTTCTTCAAGGCCATGGGCCTTGTCCTGTTCCTCGTTGAAATCGTGACGTTCGTGGTGAGACCCATGCAGCATGAAGTACGGGTGTGGTGGCATCGCCGCGCCGAGATCCGCTGGAACGTCGCCCGTCGCTGGCTGGCCGGGCTGCTCGTGCTCGGCGTGGTCCTGCTGGTGCCGTGGTCGGGCACCGTCCGCGGCGACGGCGTGATCGAGGCCGGATTCGAACAACCGGTCTTCACCCCGTTCCCGGCCCAGCTCGATCGCGTGCTGGTCCACGAAGGGCAGGTAGTGAAGAAGGGCGATGCCCTGTTCGACCTCACCGCACCGGCGCCGCAGGACGATGGCGCGAAGGCCAATGCCTTGCGCGACGCCTACGAGGCCACCGCACGCGGCGCCGCCGGGCTGGAACGCGACGGTGTCGCCAAGCAGGTCATTGCCGACCGGATGGCCGACCAGTACAACGTGCAGCAGCTGGCCAGTGCCGCCGAATTGCATCGCCTGCGCCTGGTCGCCGCCGCCGACAGCGTCGTGCGCGATCTCGACCCCACCTTCCAGGCCGGCAGCTGGGTCTCGCCCGGCGCACGCATGGCCACGCTTGTGGGTGGCACGCACTGGCGGGTAGAAGCGCTGGTGCCCGAATCCGATCGCGCACGGCTCGCCGTGGGCAGCGAGGCTACGGTTTATCCGAAGGGTGCGTCGTCGCCACTGCACGGCAAGGTCGTGACCGTCGACGATGGCGCGCTGGAACACCTGCCTAACGTGGCCCTGGCGAAAGAGCACGGCGGCCCGATTCCGTTGAACCCCACGGCTCCCGCGAAGGAGCTGCGACCGGCCTCCGTGTGGTATCGCGTGCGCATCGAAGGGGAGGGCGAGGGCCCGGCGAATGGCGTCACGGCGGCGCAACTGGCCTCCGTGCACATCGTCGGCAAACGCGAGAGCCTCGGCCGGCGCTGGATCGACAGCGCGCTGTTGATCCTGCTGCAGCAGACCGGCCTCGGCAAAGACGGCTGA
- a CDS encoding DUF908 domain-containing protein: METNWQGLASSAGAEASAHELFNEAAEWLNFSRGTGQLLADLVHDAEEVDCELMAVALETLAALTQRGADCLARGHGLIQWERAQALGIN; this comes from the coding sequence ATGGAAACGAACTGGCAGGGGCTCGCGTCGTCGGCTGGCGCGGAGGCATCGGCACACGAGCTGTTCAACGAAGCCGCCGAGTGGCTGAATTTTTCCCGCGGCACGGGCCAGCTACTGGCTGACCTGGTCCACGACGCCGAAGAAGTCGATTGCGAGCTGATGGCGGTCGCGCTGGAGACGCTGGCGGCACTGACCCAGCGTGGCGCGGACTGCCTGGCACGGGGCCACGGCCTGATCCAGTGGGAACGGGCGCAGGCGCTTGGGATCAACTAG
- a CDS encoding efflux RND transporter periplasmic adaptor subunit — protein MKMLKYLPAILALGFAGTQGALAQAAPAAATQAPVRFLVVADQESPMSAAIPGRVAKVYVQLGDSVAKGKTMVAFDCSDLAARREAADAEYKAAQLRYEAKAKLQGLQSAAALEVELTAADVNRTRGQMRIIEAQIGQCRFVAPFDGRVARVHVKEGQGVAAGAPVIDFVGTGTPKARLNVPSNWIGWLKPGAHLDATVDETGAHYQLTVTRLSGRVDAVSQTIEIEADFQGDTSRVLPGMSGRATPGKQG, from the coding sequence ATGAAGATGTTGAAGTACTTGCCCGCGATCCTCGCTTTGGGTTTCGCCGGCACGCAGGGCGCGCTCGCCCAGGCGGCGCCTGCCGCGGCTACGCAGGCGCCGGTGCGTTTCCTGGTCGTCGCCGACCAGGAAAGCCCGATGTCCGCGGCGATCCCGGGCCGCGTGGCGAAGGTGTACGTGCAGCTCGGCGACAGCGTGGCCAAGGGCAAGACGATGGTCGCGTTCGATTGCAGCGACCTCGCCGCACGTCGCGAAGCGGCCGATGCCGAGTACAAGGCCGCGCAGCTGCGTTACGAAGCCAAGGCTAAGCTGCAGGGCCTGCAGTCGGCCGCCGCGCTGGAAGTGGAACTGACCGCGGCCGACGTCAATCGCACGCGCGGGCAGATGCGGATCATCGAGGCGCAGATCGGCCAGTGCCGTTTCGTCGCGCCGTTCGACGGTCGCGTGGCCCGCGTGCACGTGAAGGAAGGGCAGGGCGTGGCCGCGGGTGCGCCGGTGATCGACTTCGTCGGCACCGGTACGCCGAAGGCGCGCCTCAACGTGCCCTCTAACTGGATCGGCTGGCTGAAGCCGGGCGCCCACCTCGACGCCACCGTGGACGAGACCGGCGCGCATTACCAGCTGACCGTGACCCGCCTCAGCGGCCGCGTCGACGCGGTGAGCCAGACCATCGAGATCGAAGCGGATTTCCAGGGCGACACCAGCCGCGTGCTTCCGGGCATGAGCGGTCGCGCCACCCCGGGCAAGCAGGGCTGA
- a CDS encoding CsbD family protein, with protein sequence MNEDQIRGAANTIGGRVQRAAGALSGQHDLEAEGAVRETAGRVQQAAGDAVDTVRDQVAHRPLAAVLSGFGVGILVGLLIARRD encoded by the coding sequence ATGAACGAAGACCAGATCCGCGGTGCAGCCAATACCATCGGTGGTCGCGTGCAGCGCGCCGCCGGTGCCCTGTCGGGCCAGCACGACCTCGAAGCCGAGGGTGCCGTCCGCGAGACCGCCGGTCGCGTCCAGCAGGCTGCTGGCGATGCCGTCGACACCGTGCGCGACCAGGTCGCCCACCGTCCGCTCGCCGCCGTGCTCAGCGGCTTCGGCGTCGGCATCCTCGTCGGCCTGCTGATCGCCCGCCGCGACTAA
- a CDS encoding HlyD family efflux transporter periplasmic adaptor subunit, whose amino-acid sequence MSAQPGNAAAAASRFYALAARTEAATNAAELGFVACNDTRLLVDYRQAALVALSAARPPRLAAHSGLADADPNTPYALWLSSVTRRIATQCTELPAAARVLPLSPEMLGDELAAGWAEWFPAHVWVLPLAGPDGTPAALLFLGRDDPWPTTLTADDAEYALLQIAGLYGYAWWSLVARPSRVQRVWQAATRGHRLRYILVGLLVLLLLPVREYTLVPAEIISTHSQVIASPREGVIRRMVVLPNASVKSGQVLAELDDTTLRNKLAVAQAELATANVEMHQAAQQAIENQNAKADLGMAEGKLHEREVDVASLQREVQKLEIRAPVDGVFVYSDPDDWAGRPVQTGERIGLLADPRTLGVRAWAPVGEPTNLEDGAPMTVFLKVAPLSPVDARLDYAGYQPVEAPNGVASYVLRGTIAGDHAAARIGLQGTARVSGRWSVLGYLMLRRPLATVRAWLGL is encoded by the coding sequence ATGAGTGCCCAACCCGGCAACGCCGCTGCCGCCGCGTCGCGGTTCTACGCGCTGGCCGCGCGCACCGAGGCGGCGACCAACGCCGCCGAGCTCGGCTTCGTCGCCTGCAACGACACCCGCCTGCTGGTCGACTATCGCCAGGCCGCGCTGGTCGCCTTGTCGGCCGCGCGTCCGCCGCGACTGGCCGCGCATTCCGGCCTTGCCGACGCCGACCCGAATACGCCTTACGCGCTGTGGCTGTCCAGCGTCACGCGCAGGATCGCCACGCAGTGCACCGAGCTGCCCGCGGCCGCGCGCGTGTTGCCGCTGTCGCCGGAGATGCTCGGCGACGAACTCGCCGCGGGCTGGGCCGAGTGGTTCCCCGCGCACGTGTGGGTGCTGCCGCTGGCCGGCCCGGACGGCACGCCCGCGGCCCTGCTGTTCCTCGGCCGCGACGACCCATGGCCGACGACGCTGACCGCCGACGACGCCGAATACGCGTTGCTGCAGATCGCCGGCCTGTACGGCTATGCGTGGTGGTCGCTGGTGGCACGTCCCTCGCGCGTGCAGCGCGTGTGGCAGGCCGCGACGCGTGGGCACCGCCTGCGCTACATCCTCGTCGGCCTGCTCGTGCTGCTGCTCCTGCCCGTGCGCGAATACACCCTGGTGCCGGCCGAGATCATCTCGACGCACAGCCAGGTGATCGCCTCGCCACGCGAAGGCGTGATCCGGCGCATGGTGGTGCTGCCGAACGCCTCGGTGAAGTCGGGCCAGGTGCTGGCCGAGCTGGACGACACCACGCTGCGCAACAAGCTCGCCGTGGCCCAGGCCGAACTGGCCACCGCCAATGTCGAGATGCACCAGGCCGCGCAGCAGGCGATCGAAAACCAGAACGCCAAAGCCGACCTCGGCATGGCCGAAGGCAAGCTGCACGAGCGCGAGGTCGACGTCGCCTCGCTGCAGCGTGAAGTGCAGAAGCTGGAGATCCGCGCACCGGTGGACGGCGTGTTTGTTTACTCAGATCCGGATGACTGGGCCGGCCGTCCGGTGCAGACCGGCGAACGGATCGGCCTGCTCGCCGATCCGCGCACGCTGGGCGTACGCGCGTGGGCACCGGTCGGCGAGCCGACCAACCTCGAAGACGGCGCGCCGATGACCGTGTTCCTGAAGGTCGCGCCGCTCAGCCCGGTGGATGCCCGTCTCGACTACGCCGGCTACCAGCCGGTGGAAGCGCCGAATGGCGTCGCCAGCTACGTGCTGCGCGGCACGATCGCCGGCGACCATGCCGCCGCGCGCATCGGCCTGCAGGGCACCGCGCGTGTCTCCGGTCGCTGGAGCGTGCTCGGTTACCTGATGCTGCGCCGTCCGCTCGCCACCGTGCGGGCCTGGCTCGGCCTTTGA